In Streptomyces sp. NBC_00878, a single window of DNA contains:
- a CDS encoding NACHT domain-containing NTPase translates to MDGGTVGLRIASAVVVPVLKRLLLPPASVPGAEFGERPVPIRRLVSFGKEPRALTEDDLHKLARELVRRAVRAAGPHDPPIGADEHDAVGQALTRTLHALGDLDMDDVHAFGLGPEKLAAELSRSAGPSTRRLLSDDAARFHDRLLETACVHLMRLFSQRPGFAARAQIEQSREIREQSEKLDRILRQLPDISRQDAEFEEEYARYIVENHGRLTIYGVDLREPDGQDWPLEAAYLSLEAVPYRDGADPVPVVNGGPGADRDTEAEQAAGPAEAVLAGHERVLLRGVAGTGKTTLVQWLALATAQQEQLPGRLSQLFGRVPFVLPLRTLARKDAELPVPEDFLRRIGCPLVGTEPDGWAARVLRHGRGVILIDGADEIPKDDRTRTRAWLRKLLAVFPGNLWLLTSRPSALERGWLAREGFQEFALAAMRPADMKQFIRRWHTAAGASEELGESLTLSLRSSPELSRLATNPLMCGLICALHRERRGFLPQGRAALYEAALSMLLERRDVEREVYGRDRPALDQRSATEPLQRLAYWLIRNERTQLDRADAVDVVRRLQPSVPRLAEVGTAEEALQHLLERSGLLREPATGTVNFIHRTFQDFLGARAVLEERDIGMLVNNAHLDQWEDVVQMAVAQARHQERADLLTRLRERGDRERDTAVQARLRLLALASLEQATRLEPAVREAIEDRAARMLPPRSLREAGALAQTGPLLIGLLPRAKDLEGDEELATVHAICQIGGDAAIPRLREFLGTGQGAVRAQLLGHWDRFDTTVYAEEIVRPLLHTAPDETVTVRSHAELDALRSMSRYQRVGIHGDFSPEEIRTSLDPRRLRELRLRHTLQLRDLDLLSAFPELETLVLQGCRNVKDPTPLTRLPQLRRLELRDLPQFEPLLKLADCPRLEALLVGPEVPWRGLPDLPRAAELRLLSLPSSAAQLSGIVACRELEELRLQDASERLTPDGWGSLLSALPKLRRLTLSPQQLSILLFAPRTEIPQVTHLDVRARSGSAVPLRRIARRLPGLEEIHLSQVAELDLAPLAGLPRLRRVRLAYPGEIRGADSLPETVELDIHPHP, encoded by the coding sequence GTGGACGGCGGCACGGTAGGCCTGCGGATCGCGTCGGCGGTGGTCGTGCCGGTGCTCAAACGGCTGCTGCTGCCGCCCGCGAGCGTGCCGGGGGCGGAGTTCGGCGAACGACCTGTTCCGATCCGTCGTCTGGTGTCGTTCGGCAAGGAGCCCCGCGCCCTCACCGAGGACGATCTGCACAAGCTCGCCCGCGAGTTGGTCCGCCGCGCCGTACGGGCCGCCGGGCCGCACGATCCGCCGATCGGCGCGGATGAGCACGACGCCGTCGGGCAGGCGCTGACCCGCACCCTGCACGCGCTCGGCGATCTCGACATGGACGACGTCCACGCCTTCGGGCTCGGCCCCGAGAAACTGGCCGCGGAACTGTCCAGGAGCGCCGGCCCCAGCACGCGAAGGCTCCTGAGCGACGACGCCGCCCGCTTCCACGACCGTCTCCTGGAGACGGCCTGCGTGCATCTCATGCGCCTCTTCAGCCAGCGGCCCGGATTCGCAGCCCGTGCCCAGATCGAGCAGAGCCGCGAGATCCGGGAGCAGAGCGAGAAGTTGGACAGAATCCTGCGGCAACTGCCGGACATCAGCCGCCAGGATGCCGAGTTCGAGGAGGAGTACGCGCGCTACATCGTCGAGAACCACGGCAGGCTCACGATCTACGGTGTCGACCTGCGCGAACCCGACGGCCAGGACTGGCCGTTGGAAGCCGCGTATCTGAGTCTGGAGGCCGTGCCGTACCGCGACGGAGCCGATCCGGTTCCGGTGGTGAACGGCGGGCCGGGAGCCGACCGGGACACGGAGGCCGAGCAGGCCGCGGGTCCGGCCGAGGCGGTCCTGGCCGGCCATGAGCGCGTGCTGCTTCGCGGGGTCGCGGGCACCGGCAAGACGACCCTGGTGCAGTGGCTGGCCCTCGCCACGGCCCAGCAGGAGCAACTGCCCGGCAGACTGTCGCAGCTGTTCGGACGCGTCCCCTTCGTTCTGCCGTTGCGCACCCTGGCGCGCAAGGACGCCGAACTGCCCGTGCCCGAGGACTTCCTGCGCCGGATCGGCTGCCCGCTCGTAGGCACGGAGCCCGACGGATGGGCGGCGCGGGTGCTGCGGCACGGGCGCGGCGTGATCCTCATCGACGGGGCCGACGAGATTCCGAAGGACGACCGGACCCGCACACGGGCCTGGCTCAGAAAGCTGCTCGCCGTCTTCCCCGGCAACCTGTGGCTGCTCACGTCCCGCCCCTCGGCCCTGGAGCGGGGCTGGCTGGCCCGCGAGGGCTTCCAGGAGTTCGCGCTCGCCGCGATGCGGCCCGCCGACATGAAGCAGTTCATCCGGCGCTGGCACACGGCGGCGGGGGCTTCGGAGGAGCTCGGTGAGTCGCTCACGCTGTCGTTGCGCAGCAGCCCCGAGTTGAGCCGCCTGGCGACCAATCCGCTGATGTGCGGCCTGATCTGCGCTCTGCACCGGGAACGCCGCGGCTTCCTGCCACAGGGCCGCGCCGCCCTGTACGAGGCGGCGCTCTCCATGCTTCTGGAGCGGCGCGACGTGGAGCGCGAGGTGTACGGCCGCGACCGCCCGGCACTGGACCAGAGGTCGGCGACGGAACCGCTCCAGAGACTCGCGTACTGGCTGATCCGCAACGAGCGGACGCAACTGGACCGGGCGGACGCGGTGGACGTGGTGCGACGGCTCCAGCCGTCCGTGCCCCGCCTCGCGGAGGTCGGGACGGCGGAGGAAGCCCTGCAACACCTCCTGGAGCGTTCCGGCCTGCTGCGCGAACCCGCCACCGGCACCGTCAACTTCATCCATCGGACCTTCCAGGACTTCCTGGGCGCCAGGGCCGTGCTGGAAGAGCGTGACATCGGCATGCTGGTGAACAACGCGCACCTGGACCAGTGGGAGGACGTGGTCCAGATGGCCGTCGCGCAGGCGCGTCACCAGGAGCGCGCCGACCTGCTGACCCGGCTGCGTGAACGGGGCGACCGGGAGCGGGACACGGCGGTGCAGGCGCGGTTACGGCTCCTCGCGCTCGCCTCCCTGGAACAGGCCACCCGTCTCGAACCGGCGGTGCGTGAAGCCATCGAGGACCGGGCCGCACGGATGCTTCCGCCGCGCAGTCTGCGGGAGGCCGGGGCACTGGCGCAGACGGGCCCGCTGCTCATCGGGCTGCTGCCCAGGGCGAAGGACCTGGAGGGCGACGAGGAACTGGCCACCGTCCACGCGATCTGTCAGATCGGCGGGGACGCGGCCATCCCCAGGCTCCGGGAGTTCCTGGGGACCGGCCAGGGGGCGGTACGCGCTCAACTCCTCGGCCACTGGGACCGGTTCGACACGACGGTGTACGCCGAGGAAATCGTGCGGCCGCTCCTCCACACCGCTCCCGACGAGACCGTCACGGTGCGCTCGCACGCCGAGCTGGACGCCCTGCGCTCCATGTCCCGGTACCAACGGGTGGGTATCCACGGCGACTTCAGCCCCGAGGAGATCCGTACCTCGCTCGATCCTCGGCGGCTGCGCGAACTGCGCCTTCGCCACACCCTGCAACTGCGGGACCTCGACCTGCTCTCCGCCTTTCCCGAGCTCGAAACACTCGTCCTGCAAGGCTGCCGGAACGTGAAGGACCCCACGCCCCTGACGCGGCTGCCGCAACTGCGGAGGCTGGAACTGCGGGATCTCCCCCAGTTCGAGCCCCTGCTGAAACTGGCGGACTGCCCACGGCTGGAGGCACTCCTCGTGGGACCGGAGGTGCCCTGGCGCGGCTTGCCCGATCTCCCTCGCGCCGCCGAGCTGCGCCTGCTGTCGCTCCCGTCGTCGGCGGCACAGCTCTCCGGCATCGTGGCGTGCCGGGAACTCGAAGAACTGCGTCTGCAGGACGCGAGCGAGCGCTTGACGCCGGACGGCTGGGGCTCTCTTCTCAGTGCGCTGCCGAAGCTACGCAGACTGACGCTCTCCCCTCAGCAGTTGAGCATCCTGCTGTTCGCCCCGCGCACCGAGATCCCTCAGGTCACCCACCTGGATGTGCGGGCCAGGTCCGGTTCGGCCGTTCCGCTGCGGCGGATCGCCCGGCGTCTGCCGGGGCTTGAGGAGATCCATCTGTCGCAGGTCGCGGAGCTCGATCTGGCACCCCTCGCCGGACTGCCCCGGCTGCGCCGGGTACGGCTCGCCTACCCCGGCGAGATCCGCGGGGCGGATTCGCTTCCCGAAACCGTCGAACTCGACATCCACCCGCACCCCTGA
- a CDS encoding ATP-binding protein produces the protein MHVSEGSPLHGRDPLLRSLVPRLTGLAYDEHSRTVREHHGDLPVVLVTGHHGMGRSAVLEELAARYAGRLPLAHVRAVAADSGAFPLAPVDGTAPTASTLVEILTELVCGLAPELRRGFPVLVPGLFAVSGWNHDNADQRDAACLRYARLLLACRLTGGDENALRHAWATAVESRLEGADAPQSRDAVTAAVVAEYAGQYRATAAQEWYRHRFPRGAEVHDPLVLLGEWFQQGGDFRHAAEQSLMAAFLHDVAASYGRLQRWNREPWPLILLDDVHRAAGKDFLELLLEHRAMPERPDREELVVVATRLGGLPEDASAAIRRGLPELVRSSGWERRGLLPSAGLLAVPLTPLSRDDILPLLVQDRPARPLHPQLATAVHSLTGGHPTVATMLCAAVLAAAEQGRDVGPRNLLDLSTKDGRPVTEAVLERLLPDRRQRDRLTVLSLARDSTAAEALADHLRLQGPDQLPANSATDYLEEQQWQQLTDPDEPLVTDPLLRTLLVHEMRRTSRGGDDGRGWQEIHRFLQLHHAQRGESGEADALRHMLAAGNAETVVATLAEEFQSEQDEQAAAHWLLCLRYSATAPTPPTPPAGEWTDERKQVALGAHDRRYANLHEIERCVNRLLHALWQVSEPHAETDADLCRAVGEELAFLSPRHPSWHAALGQAARGWPTAARQKRPLPIPGQ, from the coding sequence ATGCACGTATCGGAAGGGTCGCCGCTTCATGGCCGGGACCCGCTGCTGCGTTCGCTCGTGCCCCGGCTCACCGGCCTGGCCTACGACGAGCACTCCCGTACGGTTCGGGAGCACCACGGCGACCTGCCCGTGGTGCTGGTGACGGGACATCACGGCATGGGGCGCAGCGCCGTCCTCGAGGAACTGGCGGCACGCTACGCGGGCCGGCTGCCCCTCGCCCATGTCCGGGCCGTGGCAGCCGACTCCGGCGCGTTCCCGCTCGCCCCGGTCGACGGTACGGCTCCCACCGCCTCGACGCTCGTCGAGATCCTGACAGAACTGGTCTGCGGGCTCGCGCCCGAGCTGCGCCGAGGCTTCCCCGTCCTGGTGCCCGGCCTGTTCGCCGTCTCCGGCTGGAACCACGACAACGCCGATCAGCGGGACGCGGCATGTCTCCGGTACGCCCGGCTGCTGCTCGCCTGCCGCCTCACCGGTGGGGACGAGAACGCGCTGCGGCATGCCTGGGCCACCGCGGTCGAAAGTCGGCTTGAGGGCGCCGACGCGCCCCAGAGCCGGGACGCGGTCACCGCGGCCGTGGTGGCGGAGTACGCCGGCCAGTACCGGGCGACCGCGGCTCAGGAGTGGTACCGGCACCGCTTTCCGCGGGGCGCGGAGGTGCACGACCCCCTGGTGCTGCTCGGTGAGTGGTTCCAGCAGGGCGGCGACTTCCGGCACGCGGCCGAGCAGAGCCTGATGGCCGCCTTCCTCCACGATGTCGCCGCCTCCTACGGCAGGCTGCAGCGGTGGAACCGTGAACCGTGGCCGCTCATCCTGCTGGACGACGTGCACCGCGCCGCGGGGAAGGACTTCCTCGAACTGCTCCTCGAACACCGTGCGATGCCCGAACGCCCCGACCGCGAGGAGCTCGTCGTCGTGGCCACCCGGCTCGGCGGCTTACCGGAGGACGCGTCCGCCGCGATCCGCCGCGGCCTCCCGGAGCTGGTGAGATCCTCCGGCTGGGAGCGCAGGGGCCTCCTCCCTTCCGCCGGGCTGCTCGCCGTCCCCCTCACCCCACTGAGCCGGGACGACATCCTGCCCCTGCTCGTACAGGACCGGCCCGCCCGACCGCTCCACCCTCAGCTGGCCACCGCCGTGCACTCCCTGACCGGTGGGCATCCCACGGTGGCCACCATGCTGTGCGCCGCGGTCCTGGCCGCCGCCGAGCAGGGCCGGGACGTGGGTCCGCGGAATCTCCTCGACCTGAGCACGAAGGACGGCCGTCCGGTCACCGAAGCGGTCCTTGAGCGGCTGCTTCCGGACCGCCGTCAGCGCGACCGGCTCACCGTGCTCTCGCTCGCCCGCGACAGCACCGCGGCGGAGGCACTGGCGGACCACCTGCGTCTCCAGGGCCCCGATCAGCTGCCCGCCAACTCAGCCACCGACTACCTCGAAGAGCAGCAGTGGCAGCAACTCACCGACCCGGACGAGCCGTTGGTCACCGACCCGTTGCTGCGGACGCTGCTCGTACACGAGATGCGCCGTACCTCTCGTGGCGGCGACGACGGCCGCGGCTGGCAGGAGATCCACCGTTTTCTGCAGTTGCATCATGCCCAGCGCGGCGAGAGCGGCGAGGCGGACGCGCTGCGGCACATGCTCGCGGCCGGGAACGCCGAGACGGTGGTGGCCACCCTGGCGGAGGAGTTCCAGTCGGAGCAGGACGAACAGGCCGCCGCGCACTGGCTGCTGTGCCTGCGGTACTCCGCCACGGCACCCACACCGCCCACCCCACCCGCCGGGGAGTGGACCGACGAACGGAAGCAGGTCGCACTCGGTGCGCACGATCGCCGGTACGCGAACCTGCACGAGATCGAGCGCTGCGTCAACCGGCTGCTGCACGCCCTGTGGCAGGTTTCCGAGCCGCACGCCGAGACGGACGCCGACCTGTGCAGGGCGGTCGGCGAAGAGCTCGCGTTCCTCTCACCGCGGCACCCGTCCTGGCACGCCGCCCTGGGCCAGGCCGCCCGCGGCTGGCCGACGGCGGCTCGGCAGAAGCGTCCCCTCCCCATACCTGGTCAGTGA